A single window of Rhodamnia argentea isolate NSW1041297 chromosome 5, ASM2092103v1, whole genome shotgun sequence DNA harbors:
- the LOC115739957 gene encoding 21 kDa protein-like, with protein MHAQPSLRLLLLTLFLSHLQRVPAAGSPTPAPTPADGLNFIRSSCNVTLYPDVCYATLARYAASVHRDPARLTRAAIAVSLAGAQHAAKYVSNLSREADHGADQRAAAALHDCFENFGVAADKMRDSLTQMHHLGAAGSGEQSFRFQMSNVQTWMSAALTHEETCTDGFEDVADGPVKSGVSSRARTVKKVTSNALALVNSYVNKQAGP; from the coding sequence ATGCACGCCCAACCATCGCTCCGCCTCCTCCTTCTCACGCTCTTCCTCTCCCACCTACAACGGGTCCCAGCCGCCGGATCCCCCACGCCCGCTCCCACGCCTGCTGACGGCTTGAATTTCATCCGTTCCAGCTGCAACGTCACGCTGTACCCTGACGTCTGCTACGCCACCCTCGCCCGCTACGCAGCCTCCGTGCACCGCGACCCTGCCCGCCTCACTCGGGCCGCTATCGCCGTGAGCCTGGCGGGGGCCCAGCACGCGGCCAAATACGTGTCCAACCTCTCGCGGGAGGCCGACCACGGAGCCGACCAGCGCGCGGCGGCGGCGCTGCACGACTGCTTTGAGAATTTCGGGGTTGCGGCGGACAAGATGCGGGACTCGCTGACGCAGATGCACCATCTCGGGGCGGCAGGGAGTGGGGAGCAGTCGTTCCGGTTCCAGATGAGCAACGTGCAGACGTGGATGAGCGCGGCGCTGACGCACGAGGAGACGTGCACGGACGGGTTCGAGGACGTGGCCGATGGGCCGGTAAAGTCCGGCGTGTCCAGCCGGGCCAGGACGGTGAAGAAGGTGACGAGCAACGCCTTGGCCCTGGTCAACAGCTACGTGAACAAGCAGGCTGGCCCTTGA
- the LOC115740074 gene encoding 21 kDa protein-like — protein sequence MHSQPSLRLLLPVLLLTLFLSHLRPVPAAGSPAPAPADGSDFIRASCNVTLYPDVCYATLARYAASVHRDPARLARAAIAVSLARARRAAEYVSGISREADYGADRRAAAALHDCFENFGDAADEMRGSLKQMRQLGAAGSGEESFRFQMSNVQTWMSAALTDEETCTDGFVDVADGPVKSGVCGRAGAVKKVTSNALALVNSYVNKQAGP from the coding sequence ATGCACTCCCAGCCATctctccgcctcctcctccccgTCCTCCTCCTCACGCTCTTCCTCTCCCACCTACGACCGGTCCCGGCCGCCGGatcccccgcccccgcccccgccgaCGGCTCCGATTTCATCCGCGCCAGCTGCAACGTCACCCTCTACCCGGACGTCTGCTACGCCACCCTCGCCCGCTACGCCGCCTCCGTCCACCGCGACCCGGCCCGCCTCGCCCGGGCAGCCATCGCGGTGAGCCTGGCGAGGGCCCGGCGCGCGGCCGAGTACGTGTCCGGCATCTCGCGGGAGGCCGACTACGGGGCGgaccggcgggcggcggcggcgctgCACGACTGCTTCGAGAACTTCGGGGACGCGGCAGACGAGATGCGGGGCTCGCTGAAGCAGATGCGGCAGCTCGGGGCGGCGGGGAGCGGGGAGGAGTCGTTCCGGTTCCAGATGAGCAACGTGCAGACGTGGATGAGCGCGGCGCTGACGGATGAGGAGACGTGCACGGACGGCTTCGTGGACGTGGCGGACGGGCCGGTGAAGTCCGGGGTGTGCGGCCGGGCCGGGGCGGTGAAGAAGGTGACGAGCAACGCCTTGGCCCTGGTCAACAGCTACGTGAACAAGCAGGCTGGCCCTTGA